From the genome of Winogradskyella forsetii, one region includes:
- the hemE gene encoding uroporphyrinogen decarboxylase — protein MMKNDLFLRALKGETVERPPVWMMRQAGRYLPEFMEIKAKYDFFTRCQTPELASEITVQPIRRYGMDAAILFSDILVIPQAMNIEVQMKPNFGPYLPNPVRSQKDVDNVIVPDVKESLNYVYEAIKATKEKLNDDIPLIGFAGSPWTILCYCVQGQGSKNFDKAKEFCFTNPIAAHQLLQKITDTTIAYLKEKVKAGCNAVQVFDSWGGMLSPVDYQEFSWQYIQQIINALKDDAPVIAFGKGCWFALNEMSKSGAAALGIDWTCSARNARYLTGGNITLQGNFDPTRLFSPPAEIKKMVTQMINEFGKDKYIVNLGHGILPNIPLENAKAFIDAVKAYKSPS, from the coding sequence ATTATGAAAAACGATTTATTCCTAAGAGCACTAAAAGGCGAAACCGTAGAGCGACCACCAGTTTGGATGATGCGTCAAGCAGGACGCTATTTACCTGAATTCATGGAAATCAAAGCCAAATACGATTTCTTTACACGTTGCCAAACACCAGAGTTAGCGAGTGAAATTACGGTTCAACCAATTCGTCGCTACGGCATGGATGCTGCGATATTGTTCTCGGATATTTTAGTGATTCCACAAGCCATGAATATTGAGGTGCAGATGAAACCAAATTTTGGACCCTATTTACCAAATCCTGTGCGTTCTCAAAAAGATGTGGATAATGTCATTGTTCCAGATGTAAAAGAGAGCTTAAACTATGTTTACGAAGCGATAAAAGCTACCAAAGAAAAACTCAATGATGACATTCCGCTAATTGGTTTTGCGGGTTCGCCTTGGACTATTCTTTGTTATTGTGTGCAAGGTCAAGGCTCTAAAAACTTTGATAAAGCTAAAGAGTTTTGTTTTACCAATCCAATTGCAGCACACCAACTACTGCAGAAAATTACAGATACAACAATTGCTTATTTAAAGGAAAAAGTGAAAGCAGGTTGTAATGCAGTTCAGGTTTTTGATTCTTGGGGAGGCATGTTGTCACCAGTCGATTATCAAGAATTTTCTTGGCAGTATATTCAGCAAATTATTAATGCTTTAAAAGATGATGCTCCCGTCATTGCTTTTGGAAAAGGCTGTTGGTTTGCTCTCAACGAAATGTCCAAATCTGGAGCAGCAGCATTAGGCATAGATTGGACCTGCTCTGCCAGAAATGCACGCTATTTAACAGGAGGTAATATTACATTACAAGGTAATTTTGACCCAACGCGTTTATTTTCGCCACCAGCTGAAATCAAAAAGATGGTAACGCAAATGATTAATGAGTTTGGAAAAGATAAATACATTGTCAATTTAGGTCATGGTATTTTACCAAATATTCCTTTGGAAAATGCTAAGGCA
- a CDS encoding four helix bundle protein, whose protein sequence is MRNFRTLEIWKNGIELVKQVYVLSQQLPSEEKFGLRRQVTRAAVSIPSNIAEGCSRNSDIEFKRFLEIAMGSLFEVETQLIISEELDFIPKDNLKDIFELLNKEAKMMNSLINRIKNS, encoded by the coding sequence ATGAGAAATTTTAGAACACTTGAAATTTGGAAAAACGGAATCGAACTAGTAAAGCAGGTTTATGTCCTTTCACAACAATTGCCATCAGAAGAAAAATTTGGTTTAAGACGTCAAGTAACTAGAGCTGCGGTTTCAATTCCATCAAATATAGCAGAAGGTTGCAGCAGAAACAGCGATATAGAATTCAAACGATTTCTTGAAATAGCAATGGGTTCACTATTTGAAGTTGAAACACAATTGATTATTTCAGAGGAACTAGATTTTATTCCCAAAGATAATTTGAAAGACATTTTTGAACTTCTCAATAAAGAAGCAAAAATGATGAATAGTTTAATAAACAGAATTAAAAATAGCTGA
- the hemC gene encoding hydroxymethylbilane synthase has translation MSKIIRIGTRDSQLAMWQAKTVQSQLEHLGHKTVLVPVKSTGDLVLDKPLYELGITGIFTKTLDIAMLNGDIDIAVHSMKDVPTVLPKGIVQAAVLKRGNINDTLVFKKNEEFLSAKDAVIATGSLRRRAQWLNRYPTHTVVGLRGNVNSRLEKLETNEDWNAAIFAGAGLGRLNITPENSINLHWMIPAPAQGAVMVVALEADEEIRAVCAEINHEETQICTAIERKFLNRLEGGCTAPIGAICYINKEEEVNFKGILLSKDGTKKIEVTKVAPLGKHDDIAEFCADYIIGKGGRILIDELDRGDKVTNIYSTKKLTNDQLALFHEDVVAESNDAIKINPNRLSKSIVRNEIENVIITSKNSIDALLTNFSPVELQFKNIYCVGRKTKRLVEKRIGKVKHHEKYAKDLAEHMVEFMDGTEATYFCSNLRLDTIPDILTKNNIKVNEVEAYETKYDAEKVESDLDGVMFYSPSTVQSFLKQNKAKGIAFCIGETTATEARKYFEDVRVAKVPLVESVVELVNEYYS, from the coding sequence ATGTCTAAAATAATTCGCATTGGCACACGCGACAGCCAGCTCGCTATGTGGCAAGCAAAAACCGTTCAATCCCAACTTGAACATTTAGGTCATAAAACCGTCCTTGTCCCCGTAAAATCGACAGGAGATTTAGTGCTCGACAAACCGTTGTACGAACTTGGTATTACAGGCATTTTTACAAAAACCTTGGATATTGCGATGCTCAACGGAGATATCGATATCGCAGTACATTCCATGAAAGATGTCCCCACTGTTTTACCAAAAGGCATTGTACAAGCTGCAGTTTTAAAACGAGGAAATATTAACGATACCTTGGTGTTCAAAAAAAATGAAGAGTTTTTATCCGCCAAGGATGCGGTTATCGCCACAGGAAGTTTGAGGCGTCGTGCGCAATGGCTCAACCGTTATCCTACGCACACTGTAGTTGGGTTGCGAGGCAACGTAAATTCAAGATTGGAGAAACTTGAAACTAATGAGGATTGGAATGCGGCTATTTTTGCAGGAGCTGGTTTGGGACGCTTAAATATTACGCCAGAAAACTCAATCAACTTACATTGGATGATTCCTGCGCCAGCACAAGGCGCTGTTATGGTTGTCGCTTTAGAGGCTGACGAAGAAATTAGAGCTGTTTGTGCAGAAATCAATCATGAAGAAACCCAAATTTGTACGGCAATTGAACGAAAATTTCTCAATCGCTTAGAAGGTGGTTGTACTGCACCAATAGGAGCCATTTGTTATATCAATAAAGAGGAAGAGGTCAACTTTAAAGGCATTCTTTTAAGTAAAGATGGCACCAAGAAAATTGAAGTCACCAAGGTTGCTCCCTTGGGAAAACACGACGACATAGCCGAATTTTGTGCTGATTATATCATCGGAAAAGGCGGCCGGATTTTAATTGACGAATTGGATCGTGGCGATAAAGTCACTAATATTTATTCAACAAAAAAACTCACTAATGACCAGTTGGCATTGTTTCATGAGGATGTGGTTGCAGAAAGTAATGATGCCATTAAAATTAATCCAAATCGTTTGAGCAAAAGTATTGTTCGTAACGAAATTGAAAATGTGATTATCACTAGCAAAAATTCTATTGATGCGTTACTCACTAATTTTTCGCCAGTAGAATTACAATTCAAAAACATCTATTGCGTTGGCAGAAAAACAAAACGTTTGGTTGAAAAACGTATAGGGAAAGTTAAACATCACGAAAAGTATGCTAAAGATTTAGCAGAACACATGGTGGAATTTATGGATGGTACAGAAGCGACGTATTTTTGTAGTAATTTAAGATTGGATACCATTCCAGATATTCTAACAAAAAATAACATCAAAGTAAACGAGGTTGAAGCCTACGAAACCAAATACGATGCCGAAAAAGTAGAAAGCGATTTAGATGGCGTTATGTTTTATAGTCCATCGACCGTTCAAAGCTTCTTAAAGCAGAATAAAGCAAAAGGCATAGCTTTTTGTATTGGAGAAACGACTGCTACGGAAGCTAGAAAATATTTTGAGGATGTCAGAGTTGCTAAAGTTCCTTTGGTAGAGAGTGTTGTGGAGTTGGTTAATGAGTACTACAGCTAG
- the hemA gene encoding glutamyl-tRNA reductase, giving the protein MPNRSKYFYAIGLSYKKADAEVRGHFSLSDTAKQNVLAQAKQNGIESILLVSTCNRTELYGFAEHPFQLIQLLCDNTKGTVEEFQEVAYVYKNKEAINHMFRVGSGLDSQILGDFEIISQLKFGARASKKAGLLNSFTERLLNAVIQASKRIKNETELSSGATSVSFASVQYIMNNVAQISKKNILLFGTGKIGRNTCENLVKHTKNSHISLINRTKTKAEEVAGKFNLVVKDYKNLQEELNASDIVIVATGAENPTVYKSLISTDKPLLVLDLSIPKNVNDDIREHSNITLVHLDDLAKITDDTLEKRKTYIPAAESIISEIMAEFNAWLDTLKFVPTIQAIKHKLTDFKNSEFNTQRKKLADFNEDQAELITNNLIQKITNQFAHHLREDSNTSDESIELIKKIFQLENTQNV; this is encoded by the coding sequence ATGCCAAACAGAAGCAAATATTTTTACGCTATAGGTCTCAGCTATAAAAAAGCTGATGCGGAAGTGCGTGGTCATTTTAGTTTAAGCGACACGGCAAAACAAAACGTTTTGGCGCAAGCGAAACAGAATGGCATTGAAAGTATTCTATTAGTTTCTACATGTAACCGAACCGAACTTTACGGTTTTGCGGAGCATCCTTTTCAATTGATTCAACTATTGTGCGATAATACTAAAGGTACGGTTGAAGAATTTCAAGAGGTGGCTTACGTTTATAAAAACAAGGAAGCCATCAACCACATGTTTCGTGTGGGTTCTGGTTTAGACAGTCAAATTCTTGGCGATTTTGAAATTATCAGTCAGCTAAAGTTTGGAGCAAGAGCCTCAAAAAAAGCAGGTTTGCTAAATTCGTTTACAGAACGTTTGCTAAATGCCGTTATTCAAGCCAGTAAGCGTATTAAAAACGAAACCGAATTATCCTCAGGTGCTACCTCTGTGTCTTTTGCTTCTGTTCAGTATATCATGAACAACGTTGCCCAAATTTCAAAAAAGAATATTCTACTCTTTGGAACTGGAAAAATAGGACGTAATACATGTGAAAATTTAGTAAAACACACTAAAAACTCACACATTTCCCTAATTAACCGAACCAAAACTAAAGCAGAGGAAGTTGCAGGCAAATTCAATCTTGTTGTGAAGGATTATAAAAATTTGCAAGAAGAATTAAATGCGTCTGATATCGTTATTGTCGCAACAGGAGCGGAAAATCCAACCGTTTATAAATCTTTAATCTCTACGGACAAACCTTTATTGGTTTTGGATTTATCAATTCCGAAAAATGTAAACGACGATATTAGGGAACATTCAAATATCACTTTAGTGCATTTAGATGATTTGGCGAAGATTACGGATGATACTTTAGAAAAACGAAAAACTTATATTCCTGCTGCTGAGTCCATCATTTCAGAAATTATGGCAGAATTCAATGCGTGGTTAGACACCCTTAAATTTGTACCAACGATACAAGCCATCAAGCATAAGTTAACAGATTTCAAAAATTCTGAATTCAATACCCAACGTAAAAAATTGGCTGATTTTAATGAAGACCAAGCAGAATTGATTACCAATAATTTAATTCAGAAAATCACGAATCAATTCGCACACCACCTAAGGGAAGATAGCAACACTTCAGATGAGAGTATAGAGCTCATCAAAAAAATATTTCAGTTAGAAAACACCCAGAATGTCTAA
- a CDS encoding AraC family transcriptional regulator: MNTEKTSLKSIATGTFEETFIEEGFFVLTNKNEDDTVEILEREIDSSYIQFHFCTKGSAAFVFNQGSYTLNINEDTSLLLYNPQRDLPIHLEMKPHSWLVSLVISIKKFHGLFSEDANYVTFLTDDNRDKKYYKDGDVSPSMAVVLNQLMSFNLNSSIKQLYFKGKAYELLSLFFNRSEDADIEQCPFLVDEVNVAKLKKAKDIIIANMAEPPTLQELADDIGLSLKKLKEGFKQIYGDSVFSFLFDYKMEVARKLLESGDYNVNEVGLKVGYSTGSHFIAAFKKKFGTTPKKYVLGSS, translated from the coding sequence ATGAATACAGAAAAAACATCGCTAAAAAGTATCGCTACAGGTACTTTCGAAGAAACCTTTATCGAAGAGGGCTTTTTTGTGTTGACCAATAAGAATGAAGATGATACGGTTGAAATTCTTGAACGTGAGATTGATAGTAGCTATATTCAATTTCATTTTTGTACCAAAGGATCTGCAGCCTTTGTATTTAACCAAGGCTCTTATACGCTGAATATTAATGAAGACACCTCGCTTTTACTTTATAATCCTCAGCGCGATTTGCCGATTCATTTAGAAATGAAACCACATTCTTGGTTGGTGTCGCTAGTCATTTCAATTAAAAAATTTCATGGCTTATTTTCTGAGGATGCTAACTACGTTACCTTTTTAACCGACGATAATAGAGACAAAAAGTACTATAAAGATGGCGACGTTTCGCCATCAATGGCTGTGGTTTTAAATCAGTTGATGAGTTTCAACCTGAATTCATCCATAAAACAATTATACTTTAAGGGAAAGGCTTACGAATTATTGAGTTTGTTTTTTAATAGAAGTGAAGACGCAGATATTGAGCAATGTCCGTTTTTGGTAGATGAGGTCAATGTGGCGAAACTAAAAAAAGCAAAAGACATCATTATCGCCAATATGGCAGAACCACCAACGTTGCAAGAGTTAGCAGATGATATAGGTCTAAGTCTCAAAAAATTAAAAGAAGGGTTTAAGCAGATTTATGGCGACTCCGTTTTTAGTTTCCTATTCGATTATAAAATGGAAGTGGCACGAAAACTTTTAGAATCTGGCGATTATAATGTAAACGAAGTGGGACTAAAAGTAGGGTACAGCACAGGAAGCCATTTTATTGCAGCTTTTAAGAAGAAGTTTGGGACTACGCCTAAGAAGTATGTTTTGGGTTCGAGTTAA
- a CDS encoding PIN domain-containing protein has product MTASEEKVIVDFISQCRTISINTIIKQETIKVRKAYITKLLDGMIIATALYLDLPLITADSDFKKLKNLL; this is encoded by the coding sequence ATAACAGCTAGTGAAGAAAAAGTTATAGTTGATTTTATTAGCCAATGTAGAACAATTTCCATAAACACTATTATAAAACAGGAAACCATTAAGGTTCGTAAAGCCTACATTACCAAGCTACTAGATGGTATGATTATTGCTACCGCTTTATATTTAGATTTACCATTGATTACTGCTGATTCCGATTTTAAAAAGTTGAAGAACTTACTTTGA
- a CDS encoding TraB/GumN family protein yields MKKILSIFLTLFTIVAFSQQKYQSLLWKITGNGLEKPSYLYGTMHVSKKVAFRLDDVFYKALEQSDCIALESDPTTWPGFNYEMMLDQMAAYTNYNNDFYTNLFKLTHPEEMAIRGSVRMDNNAVNAYLYRKSSSSDNFEEETYLDMFIFQAGKKNNKKIYGLEDLAESRYLTTKAAYNANKKELDPWVQKLYAKENAYLIQENLYRDRNLDLLDSIGAGVNTEFYRENMLYIRNENMVISLEELMPTKSVFAGVGAAHLPGEQGMINMLRKRGYKVKALTSEQTDYSKTEKTKLDSLFVTPELKKHHTPDGFLSINTYDKLREFSYGGQKYYLDPDMTNGAYLTINRISRFTYLPNEKEHITLKDIDHLLYEDIPGDIISKTELTTPYPGISIVNKTKKGEFQKYHIYQTPLEIIIIKFAGRSDFVLQHEDKIFNSITLKTPTNNNQLFVAPSHKFQVNFPEYYVSSNMHNYGKKLIEGYKNDAYYFLEEAVLNDIAYIEEDSFEAKYFHHALYKNYKLTEAKGGFKAGDYKTYESQAVLDSNEHKKLHLKTIVKDGSYYLLGYVGTNEDEKTDFFKSFKFNKTDYSGFEKVVDTSLHFTVNSNAKAPAPNPYSYNYSGSQKPEAFEQTIKENTYSTNANEQISVSRTKFHDLQMFHNVDSLWKDLEHKVNYGAHYYNEAKGFKISNRSSNKKGDIYTNSFSYTDSASAKQVLVKNILKEGVLFELKTLVDSISGPSKFVTEFYESFSPKDTLLGKDVLQDKTKQFFEALNANDSLVFESYDLVKFKKHNSKDIVSVLKDFKFDKERLNIKSHLVEQLIEIDLKNNLPFIKQLYHDSYSDPQTQTSILEGLLRSNKKENYSIALELMERDLPLGSVGSMFYNYYKKDSLELKASLFPKILEYSTISEYKQPLYTLLAKVKDSGLVKPKTYKKYKNQLINDGKMEVKRNLGNYNYGYNTYSYNLATYVRLIFPYRNERTAQDFFEKLLNVDDTNALVKYYVLLTKAKEKIPAKLTEKLVEDEENQYLLLEELDDAKLLSKLKSINISQQQFAKSKLLSDANFEKEKDSIQFLFKRDFVTDKGKNAEMYFFKIDKDDDYSGKVEALHYISFIKPKDPNQLVVNYYYKSENYGTIVDKTKELEEQYTEILNLAIYNDRQRVTPSGRDGYYDY; encoded by the coding sequence ATGAAAAAAATCCTATCTATATTCCTTACATTATTCACAATAGTTGCTTTCTCTCAACAGAAATATCAAAGTTTGCTCTGGAAAATTACAGGAAACGGACTTGAAAAACCATCCTACCTTTATGGTACGATGCACGTGAGCAAAAAAGTAGCATTTCGTTTAGATGATGTGTTTTATAAAGCCTTGGAACAAAGCGATTGTATCGCATTAGAGTCAGACCCAACCACATGGCCTGGTTTTAATTATGAGATGATGCTGGACCAGATGGCTGCCTACACTAATTATAATAACGATTTTTACACCAATCTTTTCAAACTAACACATCCGGAGGAAATGGCGATTAGAGGTTCGGTTCGTATGGATAATAATGCCGTAAATGCTTATCTCTATAGAAAAAGTAGTTCTTCGGATAATTTTGAAGAAGAAACCTATTTGGACATGTTTATTTTTCAAGCCGGAAAGAAAAACAATAAAAAAATATATGGTTTAGAGGATTTAGCCGAATCGCGATACTTAACCACTAAAGCCGCTTACAATGCCAACAAAAAAGAATTGGATCCTTGGGTACAAAAATTATACGCGAAGGAAAACGCTTATTTAATTCAAGAAAACTTATATCGCGATAGAAATTTAGATTTATTGGATTCCATTGGTGCTGGCGTGAATACGGAATTCTACCGAGAGAATATGCTCTATATTCGAAATGAAAACATGGTCATTTCTTTGGAGGAACTCATGCCAACCAAATCGGTTTTTGCTGGTGTTGGCGCAGCGCATTTGCCAGGTGAGCAAGGTATGATTAACATGTTGCGCAAAAGAGGCTATAAAGTAAAAGCCTTAACTTCTGAGCAAACAGATTATAGCAAAACCGAAAAAACAAAGCTCGACAGTCTTTTTGTTACACCAGAGCTCAAAAAACACCACACACCAGATGGGTTTTTAAGCATCAATACTTATGATAAACTGCGTGAGTTTTCCTATGGTGGACAAAAATATTACTTAGACCCAGACATGACCAATGGTGCCTATTTAACCATAAACAGAATCAGTCGGTTTACCTATTTACCAAACGAAAAAGAACATATTACCTTAAAAGATATTGACCATTTATTGTACGAAGATATTCCTGGAGATATCATTTCAAAGACAGAATTGACCACACCTTATCCTGGCATCAGCATTGTGAATAAAACCAAGAAAGGCGAATTTCAGAAATATCATATTTACCAAACACCGTTGGAGATTATTATTATAAAATTTGCGGGTCGAAGTGATTTTGTACTTCAACATGAAGACAAAATTTTCAATTCAATCACTTTAAAAACTCCTACAAATAACAATCAATTATTTGTTGCACCAAGTCATAAATTCCAAGTCAATTTTCCGGAATATTATGTCTCAAGCAACATGCACAACTATGGTAAAAAATTAATTGAAGGCTATAAAAACGATGCTTATTACTTTCTAGAAGAAGCTGTTCTAAACGATATAGCTTATATTGAAGAAGATAGTTTTGAAGCTAAATATTTTCATCATGCCTTATATAAAAATTATAAGCTTACTGAAGCTAAAGGCGGATTTAAAGCAGGTGATTACAAAACCTATGAATCGCAAGCCGTATTAGATTCTAATGAACATAAGAAATTACACCTCAAAACCATAGTAAAAGATGGCAGCTATTATTTATTGGGCTATGTTGGCACCAATGAAGATGAAAAAACCGACTTTTTTAAGTCTTTTAAATTCAATAAAACAGATTATTCTGGTTTTGAAAAAGTTGTGGACACGTCTTTGCATTTTACAGTAAACAGCAACGCCAAAGCACCTGCACCAAACCCTTATAGCTATAATTATAGCGGTTCACAAAAACCGGAAGCCTTCGAACAGACCATAAAGGAAAATACTTATTCCACCAATGCCAACGAGCAAATCTCAGTTTCTAGAACGAAGTTTCACGATTTGCAAATGTTTCATAATGTCGATAGCCTTTGGAAGGATTTAGAGCACAAAGTCAATTACGGAGCACATTATTATAATGAAGCCAAAGGCTTTAAGATTTCAAATCGGTCGTCAAATAAAAAGGGTGATATCTACACCAACAGCTTTAGTTACACGGATTCGGCAAGTGCCAAGCAAGTATTGGTCAAAAACATACTGAAAGAAGGCGTACTTTTTGAACTCAAAACTCTGGTGGATTCTATAAGTGGCCCTTCAAAATTTGTAACCGAATTTTACGAGTCCTTTTCACCAAAAGATACACTCTTAGGAAAAGATGTACTTCAAGATAAAACCAAACAATTTTTTGAAGCTTTAAATGCCAATGACAGTTTAGTGTTTGAATCTTATGACCTTGTTAAATTCAAAAAACACAATAGTAAAGATATTGTTTCGGTGCTCAAGGATTTTAAATTCGATAAAGAACGATTGAACATTAAATCGCACCTCGTAGAACAACTTATTGAAATCGATTTAAAAAATAATTTACCGTTTATAAAACAACTGTATCACGATAGTTATTCAGACCCACAAACCCAAACCTCCATTCTGGAAGGTTTGCTCCGCTCAAACAAAAAAGAAAATTATAGTATCGCCTTAGAACTTATGGAACGCGATTTACCATTGGGAAGTGTTGGCTCTATGTTCTATAATTATTACAAGAAAGATTCTTTGGAATTGAAGGCATCCTTGTTCCCAAAAATATTGGAATACAGTACGATTTCAGAATATAAACAACCACTTTACACCTTACTGGCAAAAGTAAAAGATAGTGGATTGGTAAAACCAAAAACCTATAAGAAATACAAAAACCAGCTCATTAATGATGGTAAAATGGAAGTGAAGCGAAATTTAGGAAACTATAATTATGGTTACAATACGTATTCTTATAATTTGGCGACTTACGTCAGACTTATTTTTCCTTACCGAAATGAACGCACAGCACAAGATTTCTTTGAAAAACTACTAAATGTGGATGACACCAACGCTTTGGTAAAATACTATGTATTGTTAACGAAAGCGAAAGAAAAAATTCCAGCAAAACTAACAGAAAAGCTTGTGGAAGATGAAGAAAATCAATATTTATTGTTAGAAGAATTAGATGACGCTAAGCTTTTAAGTAAACTGAAATCCATAAACATAAGTCAACAACAATTCGCCAAATCCAAACTCTTATCTGATGCCAATTTTGAAAAAGAAAAAGACTCCATTCAGTTTCTTTTTAAACGCGATTTTGTAACTGATAAAGGCAAAAATGCCGAAATGTATTTCTTTAAAATTGACAAAGACGACGACTATTCTGGAAAGGTAGAAGCTTTGCATTACATCTCGTTTATTAAACCAAAAGACCCAAATCAATTGGTAGTAAATTATTATTATAAATCTGAAAATTATGGCACCATCGTCGATAAAACCAAGGAACTGGAAGAACAATATACCGAAATCCTCAATTTAGCGATTTATAATGATAGACAGCGTGTGACACCAAGTGGACGTGATGGGTATTATGATTATTAA
- the hemH gene encoding ferrochelatase, protein MKGILLVNLGSPDSPKPKDVKKYLGEFLMDERVIDVPLWARTLLVKGIILNTRPKASAAAYQKIWWEEGSPLIVLSERLQQKVQDKVDYPVALGMRYGSMTLKNGLQELVDKGCTEIKTIPLYPQFAMATTETIDVKVDELVAEHFPNVKITRTPAFYHREDYINVLSKSIAETLDGLDYEHILFSYHGVPERHIRKSDITNGNCKMDGKCCFKKGSEQHEFCYRHQCEITTVNVAKKLGLKNGTYSTTFQSRLGFDPWLKPYTDRTIERMGKAGTKKMAIVTPAFVSDCLETLEEIAMEGEEIFHEMGGKEFTVIPCLNEREDFAQVLTNIVEEWAKTKTEAV, encoded by the coding sequence ATGAAAGGCATATTATTAGTCAATTTAGGCTCTCCAGACAGTCCAAAACCTAAAGATGTAAAGAAATATCTTGGTGAATTTTTAATGGATGAACGTGTTATAGACGTACCGCTTTGGGCGCGAACACTCTTGGTTAAAGGCATTATTTTAAATACACGACCAAAAGCGTCGGCTGCAGCGTATCAAAAAATATGGTGGGAAGAAGGGTCTCCGCTAATTGTGCTGTCAGAAAGGCTACAACAAAAGGTTCAGGACAAAGTTGATTATCCTGTGGCTTTGGGCATGCGTTATGGAAGCATGACTTTAAAAAACGGACTTCAGGAATTGGTAGATAAAGGTTGTACTGAAATAAAAACAATTCCGCTATATCCACAATTTGCAATGGCGACTACAGAAACCATTGACGTAAAAGTAGATGAGTTGGTTGCTGAACATTTTCCAAATGTGAAAATCACACGAACACCAGCGTTTTACCATCGTGAAGATTATATCAATGTACTGTCTAAAAGTATCGCTGAAACTTTGGATGGCTTGGATTACGAACACATTCTATTTAGCTATCATGGCGTACCTGAACGGCATATTCGTAAAAGTGACATTACCAACGGAAATTGTAAGATGGACGGCAAATGTTGTTTTAAAAAGGGCAGCGAACAACACGAATTTTGTTACCGACACCAATGCGAAATTACAACGGTGAACGTCGCCAAAAAACTCGGGTTAAAAAATGGGACTTACTCAACCACGTTTCAATCCAGACTTGGATTTGACCCTTGGTTAAAACCTTATACAGACCGAACAATTGAGAGAATGGGGAAAGCAGGCACTAAAAAAATGGCTATTGTAACACCTGCTTTTGTGAGTGATTGTTTAGAAACTCTTGAAGAAATTGCCATGGAAGGTGAAGAAATTTTTCATGAAATGGGAGGAAAGGAATTTACCGTAATACCTTGTTTAAATGAACGTGAAGATTTTGCTCAAGTACTTACCAATATCGTAGAGGAATGGGCAAAAACTAAAACAGAAGCCGTTTAA